The Streptomyces sp. RKAG293 genome includes a region encoding these proteins:
- a CDS encoding LysE family translocator: MVSTDRLLAFAAMSLLLVLIPGPSVLFVLGRALAHGRRTALESVLGNTVGSYVLVMAVSLGLGSLVAGSAAVFLALKLGGAAYLVFLGVKALRHRGDLTMEQNVPGTAAHGGLRTLWEGFVVGVTNPKTMVFFAAVLPQFVDRSAGRVHLQLLILGMVFSLTALVFDSLWALTASAARTWFARSPRRLAAIGGTGGLAMIGLGVTVAVTGRTD; encoded by the coding sequence ATGGTCTCGACCGACCGCCTGCTGGCGTTCGCCGCGATGTCCCTGCTGCTGGTCCTGATACCGGGCCCCAGCGTGCTGTTCGTGCTCGGCCGGGCCCTCGCCCACGGCCGCCGCACCGCCCTGGAGAGCGTGCTGGGCAACACGGTGGGCTCCTATGTCCTGGTCATGGCGGTGTCGCTCGGGCTCGGCTCGCTGGTGGCGGGCTCCGCCGCGGTGTTCCTGGCGCTGAAGCTGGGCGGCGCCGCGTATCTGGTGTTCCTCGGGGTGAAGGCGCTGCGGCACCGCGGCGACCTGACGATGGAGCAGAACGTCCCCGGCACCGCCGCCCACGGCGGGCTGCGGACCCTCTGGGAGGGGTTCGTGGTCGGTGTGACGAACCCCAAGACGATGGTCTTCTTCGCTGCCGTGCTCCCGCAGTTCGTGGACCGGTCCGCGGGCCGGGTCCATCTGCAGCTGCTGATCCTGGGCATGGTCTTCAGCCTGACCGCGCTGGTCTTCGACAGCCTCTGGGCCCTCACCGCCTCCGCCGCCCGCACCTGGTTCGCCCGCTCCCCGCGCCGCCTGGCGGCGATCGGCGGCACGGGCGGTCTGGCGATGATCGGCCTGGGCGTCACGGTCGCGGTCACCGGCCGGACCGACTGA
- a CDS encoding LuxR C-terminal-related transcriptional regulator, whose product MTESGEAVDVRAALLRMRRSGGLPVAFGGLLSGGRQLRISELSGTETSALRTLAITPGNGLGGKTIAMARPFAVTDYHASRVISHEYDQAVAAEGLRSVLAVPVVVRSRVRGVLYGALRQPMTLGDRPLTAAVDAARELEQSLAVRDEAHRLLAVFHQPVSVDPRAWEEVREAHGELRALAPRITDPRLRQALLTACGRIAAASGAAGRDGAVLDPVPQPAVPVPPLAPREIDVLAAVASGATNAAAARRLGLRPETVKSYLRSAMRKLGAHTRLEAVVSARRAGLLP is encoded by the coding sequence GTGACCGAATCCGGCGAAGCCGTCGACGTACGGGCGGCCCTGCTGCGCATGCGGCGGTCCGGCGGACTGCCGGTCGCCTTCGGCGGGCTGCTGTCGGGCGGCCGGCAGCTGCGGATCTCGGAGCTTTCCGGCACGGAGACCTCCGCCCTGCGCACCCTGGCGATCACCCCGGGCAACGGCCTGGGCGGCAAGACCATCGCCATGGCCCGGCCGTTCGCCGTCACCGACTACCACGCGTCGCGGGTCATCAGCCATGAGTACGACCAGGCCGTCGCCGCCGAGGGTCTGCGGTCGGTCCTGGCGGTGCCGGTGGTCGTCCGCAGCAGGGTCCGCGGGGTGCTGTACGGCGCGCTGCGCCAGCCCATGACGCTCGGCGACCGGCCGCTGACGGCAGCCGTGGACGCGGCGCGGGAGCTGGAGCAGTCCCTCGCGGTCCGCGACGAGGCCCACCGGCTGCTGGCCGTCTTCCACCAGCCGGTCTCCGTCGACCCCCGGGCCTGGGAGGAGGTCCGCGAGGCGCACGGCGAGCTGCGCGCCCTCGCCCCACGGATCACCGATCCCCGGCTGCGGCAGGCGCTGCTGACCGCCTGCGGGCGGATCGCGGCCGCGTCGGGGGCGGCGGGGCGGGACGGCGCGGTCCTCGATCCAGTGCCGCAGCCGGCGGTGCCGGTCCCGCCGCTGGCGCCGCGCGAGATCGATGTGCTGGCCGCGGTGGCCTCGGGTGCGACGAACGCGGCCGCCGCGCGGCGGCTGGGGCTGCGGCCGGAGACCGTCAAGAGCTATCTGCGTTCCGCGATGCGAAAACTGGGTGCTCACACCCGGCTGGAGGCGGTAGTGTCCGCGCGCCGGGCAGGGCTGCTGCCCTGA
- a CDS encoding AMP-binding protein, with protein MAVTGGTTGATEGPTGEFRAARDFLLRHREEYAAAYAGFRWPEPEYFNWALDWFDRIAEDNDRTALWIVEEDGSEGVFSFAELADRSNRVANHLRGLGVRAGDRIVVMLGNQVELWETALAAMKLRAVVIPATPLLGPADLADRIERGGAKHVVVRAGDTAKFDGVPGDYTRIVVGGEALDWHPYEEAYASPASFEPDGPTRGADPLMLYFTSGTTARPKLVEQTHLSYPVGHLATMYWIGLRPGDVHLNISSPGWAKHAWSNLFAPWNAEATVFIHNYTRFDAARLMAEMDRCEVTSFCAPPTVWRMLIQADLSALRTPPREVVAAGEPLNPEVIEHVRRSWGVTIRDGFGQTETAVQVANSPGQPLKTGSMGRPCPGYVVVLVDPVTGKEGDEGEICLDLAHRPVGLMTGYAGDPERTAEAMAGGYYRTGDIGSRDADGYITYVGRSDDVFKASDYKISPFELESVLLEHEAVAEAAVVPAPDPLRLAVPKAYIVLAAGWEPGAETAKAIFAHSRAALAPYKRVRRLEFAELPKTVSGKIRRIELREATARDGSAEYREEDHR; from the coding sequence ATGGCGGTGACCGGTGGGACGACCGGAGCGACCGAGGGGCCGACCGGGGAGTTCCGGGCCGCCCGCGACTTCCTGCTGCGGCATCGCGAGGAGTACGCGGCGGCCTACGCGGGATTCCGCTGGCCCGAGCCCGAGTACTTCAACTGGGCGCTGGACTGGTTCGACCGGATCGCCGAGGACAACGACCGCACCGCCCTGTGGATCGTGGAGGAGGACGGCTCCGAGGGAGTCTTCTCCTTCGCGGAGCTGGCCGACCGGTCGAACCGTGTCGCCAACCACCTCAGGGGCCTCGGAGTGCGGGCGGGCGACCGCATCGTCGTGATGCTCGGCAACCAGGTCGAGCTGTGGGAGACCGCACTCGCCGCCATGAAGCTGCGCGCCGTCGTCATCCCCGCCACCCCGCTGCTCGGGCCGGCCGACCTGGCGGACCGCATCGAGCGCGGCGGCGCCAAGCACGTCGTGGTGCGGGCCGGGGACACCGCCAAGTTCGACGGGGTGCCGGGGGACTACACCCGCATCGTCGTCGGCGGCGAGGCCCTGGACTGGCACCCGTACGAGGAGGCGTACGCGAGCCCGGCCTCCTTCGAACCGGACGGCCCCACCCGGGGCGCCGACCCGCTGATGCTCTACTTCACCTCCGGCACCACCGCCCGGCCCAAGCTCGTCGAGCAGACCCACCTCTCGTACCCCGTCGGGCATCTGGCCACCATGTACTGGATCGGCCTGCGGCCCGGGGACGTCCACCTCAACATCTCCTCGCCGGGCTGGGCCAAGCACGCCTGGAGCAATCTCTTCGCGCCGTGGAACGCGGAGGCGACGGTCTTCATCCACAACTACACGCGCTTCGACGCGGCCCGGCTGATGGCGGAGATGGACCGCTGCGAGGTCACCAGCTTCTGCGCCCCGCCGACCGTGTGGCGGATGCTGATCCAGGCGGACCTGAGCGCGCTGCGCACCCCGCCGCGCGAGGTGGTCGCGGCGGGCGAGCCGCTGAACCCCGAGGTCATCGAGCACGTCCGCCGGTCCTGGGGCGTCACCATCCGGGACGGCTTCGGCCAGACCGAGACGGCGGTGCAGGTCGCCAACAGCCCCGGCCAGCCGCTCAAGACCGGCTCGATGGGCCGCCCGTGCCCCGGCTACGTGGTCGTGCTCGTCGACCCGGTCACCGGCAAGGAGGGTGACGAGGGCGAGATCTGCCTGGACCTCGCGCACCGCCCCGTGGGGCTGATGACCGGCTACGCGGGAGACCCGGAGCGCACCGCGGAGGCGATGGCGGGCGGCTACTACCGCACGGGCGACATCGGTTCGCGGGACGCCGACGGCTACATCACCTACGTCGGCCGCTCCGACGACGTGTTCAAGGCCTCCGACTACAAGATCTCCCCGTTCGAGCTGGAGAGCGTGCTGCTGGAGCACGAGGCGGTCGCCGAGGCCGCCGTCGTGCCGGCGCCCGACCCGCTGCGGCTCGCCGTGCCGAAGGCGTACATCGTGCTCGCCGCGGGCTGGGAGCCGGGTGCGGAGACCGCGAAGGCGATCTTCGCGCACTCCCGCGCGGCGCTGGCTCCGTACAAGCGCGTCCGCCGCCTGGAGTTCGCGGAGCTGCCCAAGACCGTCTCCGGCAAGATCCGCCGTATCGAGCTGCGCGAGGCCACGGCCCGGGACGGCAGCGCCGAATACCGCGAGGAGGACCACCGATGA
- a CDS encoding AMP-binding protein — translation MTGTGPAEPSAPIEPAEPSPAAPSYASGTGGTPLLGDTIGRNLDRAVAAYPGREALVDVPTGRRWTYTEFGRAVDEVALGLAAKGVARGDRVGIWAVNCPEWVLVQYATARLGAVMVNINPAYRVHELEFVLRQGGIGVLIASTAYKASDYRAMTEQVRGGCPLLREVVYIGDPGWDELVAGGARMPAGHLAACEAANSCDDPVNIQYTSGTTGFPKGATLSHHNILNNGYFVGEMIGYTQHDRICLPVPFYHCFGMVMGNLGATSHGACIVIPAPAFDPVATLHAVERERCTSLYGVPTMFIAELDLPDFATFDLSSLRTGIMAGSPCPVEVMKRVVAEMHMAEVSIAYGMTETSPVSTQTRRDDDLERRTATVGRVMPHLEVKVADPATGATVPRGTAGELCTRGYSVMLGYWEEPERTAEAIDAARWMHTGDLAVMRPDGYLSIVGRIKDMIIRGGENVYPREVEEFLYTHPKIADVQVVGVPDERYGEEILACVILRDPADPLTLEELGAFCRGQLAHYKIPRRLRLVDAFPMTVSGKIRKIELREDAIREMSSVVDGETPPQ, via the coding sequence ATGACCGGGACCGGACCGGCCGAACCGTCGGCCCCGATTGAGCCGGCCGAACCCTCCCCGGCCGCACCGTCCTACGCGAGCGGCACCGGCGGCACCCCGCTGCTCGGCGACACCATCGGCCGCAACCTGGACCGGGCCGTCGCGGCGTACCCCGGGCGCGAGGCGCTGGTGGACGTGCCGACCGGCCGCCGCTGGACCTACACCGAGTTCGGCCGGGCCGTCGACGAGGTGGCGCTGGGGCTGGCCGCCAAGGGCGTGGCCCGGGGCGACCGGGTCGGCATCTGGGCGGTCAACTGCCCGGAGTGGGTGCTCGTCCAGTACGCGACCGCGCGGCTCGGCGCCGTCATGGTCAACATCAACCCGGCCTACCGGGTGCACGAGCTGGAGTTCGTCCTCCGGCAGGGCGGCATCGGGGTGCTGATCGCCTCGACCGCGTACAAGGCCAGCGACTACCGGGCGATGACGGAGCAGGTACGCGGTGGCTGTCCGCTGCTGCGCGAGGTCGTGTACATCGGCGACCCGGGCTGGGACGAGCTGGTGGCGGGCGGGGCCCGGATGCCGGCCGGGCACCTGGCCGCGTGCGAGGCGGCGAACAGCTGCGACGACCCGGTCAACATCCAGTACACCTCGGGCACCACCGGCTTCCCCAAGGGCGCCACGCTCTCGCACCACAACATCCTCAACAACGGGTACTTCGTCGGCGAGATGATCGGCTACACCCAGCACGACCGGATCTGCCTGCCCGTTCCCTTCTACCACTGCTTCGGCATGGTGATGGGCAATCTCGGCGCCACCAGCCACGGCGCCTGCATCGTCATCCCGGCCCCGGCCTTCGACCCGGTCGCCACCCTGCACGCGGTCGAACGGGAGCGCTGCACCTCGCTCTACGGCGTGCCGACGATGTTCATCGCCGAACTGGACCTGCCGGACTTCGCGACCTTCGACCTGTCCTCGCTGCGCACCGGGATCATGGCCGGTTCACCGTGCCCGGTCGAGGTGATGAAGCGCGTCGTCGCCGAGATGCACATGGCGGAGGTGTCCATCGCCTACGGCATGACGGAGACCTCGCCCGTCTCCACCCAGACCCGGCGCGACGACGACCTGGAGCGCCGCACCGCCACCGTCGGCCGCGTCATGCCGCACCTCGAGGTGAAGGTCGCCGATCCGGCGACCGGTGCGACGGTGCCGCGCGGTACGGCGGGCGAGCTGTGCACCCGCGGCTATTCGGTGATGCTGGGCTACTGGGAGGAACCGGAGCGGACCGCCGAGGCGATCGACGCCGCGCGCTGGATGCACACCGGCGACCTCGCCGTGATGCGCCCCGACGGCTATCTGTCCATCGTCGGCCGGATCAAGGACATGATCATCCGCGGTGGGGAGAACGTCTATCCGCGGGAGGTCGAGGAGTTCCTGTACACCCATCCGAAGATCGCCGATGTGCAGGTCGTCGGGGTGCCGGACGAGCGGTACGGCGAGGAGATCCTGGCCTGCGTCATCCTCCGCGACCCCGCGGACCCGCTCACCCTGGAGGAGCTCGGCGCCTTCTGCCGCGGACAGCTCGCCCACTACAAGATCCCGCGCCGGCTGCGCCTGGTGGACGCCTTCCCGATGACGGTCAGCGGCAAGATCCGCAAGATCGAACTGCGGGAGGACGCGATCCGGGAGATGTCATCCGTAGTGGACGGCGAGACCCCGCCCCAGTAG
- a CDS encoding TetR family transcriptional regulator — protein MENRPGPTGGLRELKKARTRQAISDAAITLFLRHGFDQVPVAEIAAAAEVSKPTLFRYFPTKEDLALHRFADHEGEFARVVRDRPADQAPLTALHRHCAAGLDARDPVTGLNDTPEVLAYLALLYSAPGLVARLAEYTVRDQEALTGALREASAAAPGDLLPRLAAAQIISVRQVVALANWRKLSDGRSADDVYPEAVAELDQAFGLLGRGLAVHYG, from the coding sequence ATGGAGAACCGGCCAGGACCAACGGGCGGACTGCGGGAACTGAAGAAGGCCAGGACCCGGCAGGCCATCTCGGACGCGGCCATCACGCTGTTCCTCCGGCACGGCTTCGACCAGGTGCCGGTCGCCGAGATCGCCGCCGCGGCCGAGGTGTCCAAGCCGACGCTCTTCCGGTACTTCCCCACCAAGGAGGACCTGGCGCTGCACCGGTTCGCCGACCACGAGGGCGAGTTCGCCCGGGTGGTGCGCGACCGCCCCGCGGACCAGGCGCCGCTCACCGCGCTGCACCGGCACTGTGCGGCGGGCCTCGACGCCCGCGATCCGGTCACCGGGCTCAACGACACCCCCGAGGTGCTGGCGTATCTCGCGCTGCTCTACTCGGCGCCCGGCCTGGTGGCACGGCTGGCCGAGTACACCGTCCGCGACCAGGAGGCGCTGACCGGGGCGCTGCGGGAGGCTTCAGCGGCCGCGCCCGGCGACCTGCTGCCACGCCTCGCGGCGGCGCAGATCATCTCCGTGCGCCAGGTCGTCGCGCTGGCCAACTGGCGGAAGCTGTCGGACGGGCGCAGCGCCGACGACGTGTATCCCGAGGCGGTCGCGGAACTCGACCAGGCCTTCGGACTACTGGGGCGGGGTCTCGCCGTCCACTACGGATGA
- a CDS encoding FAD-dependent monooxygenase, whose product MSSMRGQRMTSVLIVGAGPTGLTLACELARRGTAVRIVERSPGPQPGSRGKGLNARSLEVFEGMGILDRMRAIGRDDLHFRKYRGGEVVSDTDPFATFSPSPGTPYVRGLLVAQWNVERVLRDRLAEWGVRVEFGTELTGFEQTGDTVTATLAGGERLEVSYLVGCDGGRSGIRKALPVTFEGRTLPEQLMVIGDVEAEGLSQELWHQWIDEDGGIMLCPLPATSVFQLQAAPERDAAGLPVEASLESFQRIFDRHARIPGIKLTDPAWISTYRVNERMADRFRVGRVLLAGDAAHVHSIAGGLGMNTGIQDAYNLGWKLALVAAGRAGDGLLDTYQEERLPIAAWTIDTSGELWRQVSRSIRTAGSGTEGVVTPDILGLGLGYRWSSLAVEHDARADDAPLRAGDRAPDAPLRDADGAAVRLFEIFSGTHFTLLGFGAGSAAALRESADRHGDSVWTYAIGAGPGGLDDFAGHAAREYGVTGDALVLVRPDGHIALTAPAGDAGAVHDYLGALGGQG is encoded by the coding sequence ATGAGTTCGATGAGGGGACAGCGGATGACCAGCGTGCTGATCGTGGGAGCGGGACCGACCGGGCTGACACTGGCCTGTGAACTGGCCCGGCGCGGCACCGCCGTCCGGATCGTGGAGAGGTCCCCGGGACCGCAGCCGGGTTCCCGGGGCAAGGGGCTCAACGCGCGCAGCCTGGAGGTCTTCGAGGGCATGGGGATTCTCGACCGCATGCGGGCGATCGGGCGCGACGACCTGCACTTCCGCAAGTACCGGGGCGGCGAGGTGGTCTCCGACACCGATCCCTTCGCGACCTTCTCCCCGTCGCCCGGCACTCCGTACGTACGCGGGCTGCTCGTCGCGCAGTGGAACGTCGAGCGGGTGCTGCGGGACCGGCTCGCCGAATGGGGCGTACGCGTCGAGTTCGGCACCGAACTGACGGGGTTCGAGCAGACCGGCGACACGGTGACCGCCACGCTCGCGGGCGGCGAGCGGCTCGAGGTGTCCTACCTGGTGGGCTGTGACGGCGGCCGCAGCGGGATCCGCAAAGCGCTGCCGGTCACCTTCGAGGGCCGGACGCTGCCGGAGCAGCTGATGGTCATCGGCGATGTCGAGGCCGAGGGTCTGAGCCAGGAGCTGTGGCACCAGTGGATCGACGAGGACGGCGGCATCATGCTCTGCCCGCTCCCCGCCACCTCGGTGTTCCAGCTCCAGGCGGCCCCCGAGCGGGACGCGGCGGGACTCCCGGTGGAGGCGTCGCTGGAGAGCTTCCAGCGGATCTTCGACCGGCACGCGCGGATCCCCGGCATCAAGCTCACCGACCCCGCCTGGATCTCCACCTACCGCGTCAACGAGCGGATGGCCGACCGTTTCCGCGTCGGCCGGGTCCTGCTCGCCGGGGACGCCGCCCATGTGCACTCCATCGCGGGCGGCCTCGGGATGAACACCGGCATCCAGGACGCCTACAACCTCGGCTGGAAACTCGCGCTGGTGGCCGCCGGCCGGGCCGGTGACGGGCTGCTCGACACCTACCAGGAGGAGCGGCTGCCGATCGCCGCCTGGACCATCGACACCAGCGGTGAGCTGTGGCGCCAGGTCTCGCGGTCGATCAGGACCGCGGGCAGCGGGACGGAGGGCGTGGTCACGCCCGACATCCTCGGCCTGGGGCTGGGCTACCGCTGGAGCTCGCTGGCCGTCGAGCACGACGCCCGCGCCGACGACGCTCCGCTGCGCGCCGGCGACCGCGCGCCCGACGCCCCGCTGCGGGACGCCGACGGCGCCGCCGTCCGGCTCTTCGAGATCTTCAGCGGCACGCACTTCACGCTGCTCGGCTTCGGCGCCGGCAGTGCGGCGGCGCTCCGGGAGAGCGCCGACCGGCACGGTGACTCGGTGTGGACGTACGCGATCGGTGCGGGCCCCGGCGGCCTGGACGACTTCGCGGGGCACGCGGCCCGCGAGTACGGCGTCACCGGCGACGCCCTGGTGCTGGTCCGCCCGGACGGCCACATCGCGCTCACCGCCCCGGCCGGTGACGCCGGTGCGGTGCACGACTACCTCGGCGCGCTGGGCGGTCAGGGCTAA
- the gcl gene encoding glyoxylate carboligase: MPRMTAARAAVEILKLEGVTDAFGVPGAAINPFYAALKAGGGIDHTLARHVEGASHMAEGYTRANPGNIGVCIGTSGPAGTDMITGLYSAIADSIPILCITGQAPVAVLHKEDFQAVDIASIAKPVTKAATTVLEAAQVPGVFQQAFHLMRSGRPGPVLIDLPIDVQLTEIEFDPETYQPLPVYKPTASRAQVEKAISLLLESERPLIVAGGGIINADASELLVEFAELTGTPVIPTLMGWGIIADDHPLNAGMVGLQTSHRYGNATMLESDFVLGIGNRWANRHTGKLDVYTKGRKFVHVDIEPTQIGKIFAPDYGIASDAKAALELFVEVAKELKAAGKLPDRAEWAASAQHRKATLQRRTHFDNVPIKPQRVYEEMNRAFGPETRYVTTIGLSQIAGAQMLHVYKPRHWINCGQAGPLGWTIPAALGVAKADPEGSVVALSGDYDFQFMLEELAVGAQHKIPYVHVLVNNAYLGLIRQAQRNLDINFQVNLEFENINSPELGVYGVDHVKVVEGLGCKAIRVTEPDELLPAFELAKKLAAEYRVPVVVEAILERITNISMSGSDIASVNEWEDIATEPGHAPTSILPLV; this comes from the coding sequence ATGCCTCGTATGACTGCCGCCCGTGCGGCCGTGGAGATCCTCAAGCTCGAGGGCGTCACCGACGCGTTCGGTGTGCCGGGCGCCGCGATCAACCCCTTCTACGCCGCGCTCAAGGCCGGCGGGGGCATCGACCACACGCTCGCCCGCCACGTCGAGGGCGCGTCCCACATGGCCGAGGGCTACACCCGTGCCAACCCGGGCAACATCGGCGTCTGCATCGGTACGTCCGGCCCCGCCGGTACCGACATGATCACCGGGCTCTACTCGGCCATCGCGGACTCGATCCCGATCCTGTGCATCACCGGCCAGGCCCCGGTCGCGGTCCTCCACAAGGAGGACTTCCAGGCCGTCGACATCGCCTCGATCGCCAAGCCGGTCACCAAGGCCGCCACCACGGTCCTGGAGGCCGCGCAGGTCCCCGGCGTCTTCCAGCAGGCGTTCCATCTGATGCGCTCGGGACGGCCCGGCCCGGTCCTCATCGACCTGCCGATCGACGTCCAGCTGACCGAGATCGAGTTCGACCCCGAGACGTACCAGCCGCTGCCGGTCTACAAGCCGACCGCGTCGCGCGCCCAGGTCGAGAAGGCGATCTCGCTGCTGCTGGAGTCCGAGCGCCCGCTGATCGTCGCCGGTGGCGGCATCATCAACGCCGACGCCTCCGAGCTGCTGGTCGAGTTCGCCGAGCTGACCGGCACCCCGGTCATCCCCACCCTGATGGGCTGGGGCATCATCGCCGACGACCACCCGCTGAACGCCGGCATGGTCGGCCTGCAGACCTCGCACCGCTACGGCAACGCGACGATGCTCGAGTCGGACTTCGTCCTGGGCATCGGCAACCGCTGGGCCAACCGCCACACCGGCAAGCTGGACGTCTACACCAAAGGCCGCAAGTTCGTCCACGTCGACATCGAGCCCACCCAGATCGGCAAGATCTTCGCGCCGGACTACGGGATCGCGTCGGACGCCAAGGCCGCGCTGGAACTCTTCGTCGAGGTCGCCAAGGAGCTCAAGGCCGCGGGCAAGCTGCCCGACCGCGCCGAGTGGGCCGCGTCCGCCCAGCACCGCAAGGCCACCCTGCAGCGCCGTACGCACTTCGACAACGTGCCGATCAAGCCGCAGCGCGTCTACGAGGAGATGAACCGCGCCTTCGGCCCGGAGACCCGGTACGTCACCACCATCGGCCTCTCCCAGATCGCCGGCGCGCAGATGCTGCACGTCTACAAGCCGCGGCACTGGATCAACTGCGGCCAGGCCGGCCCGCTCGGCTGGACCATCCCGGCCGCGCTGGGTGTCGCCAAGGCCGACCCCGAAGGCTCGGTCGTCGCGCTCTCCGGCGACTACGACTTCCAGTTCATGCTCGAAGAGCTGGCGGTCGGCGCGCAGCACAAGATCCCGTACGTCCACGTCCTGGTGAACAACGCGTACCTGGGCCTGATCCGTCAGGCGCAGCGCAACCTCGACATCAACTTCCAGGTCAACCTGGAGTTCGAGAACATCAACTCCCCGGAGCTGGGCGTCTACGGCGTCGACCACGTCAAGGTCGTCGAGGGTCTGGGCTGCAAGGCGATCCGGGTCACCGAGCCGGACGAGCTGCTGCCCGCCTTCGAGCTGGCCAAGAAGCTCGCCGCCGAGTACCGCGTCCCGGTGGTCGTCGAGGCGATCCTGGAGCGCATCACCAACATCTCGATGAGCGGCAGCGACATCGCCAGCGTCAACGAGTGGGAAGACATCGCGACCGAGCCGGGCCACGCCCCGACCTCGATCCTGCCGCTCGTCTGA
- a CDS encoding catalase: protein MPKHTLTTESGAPVADNQNSASAGLGGPLLIQDQQLIEKLARFNRERIPERVVHARGSGAYGYFEVTDDVTGFTRADFLNTVGKRTETFIRFSTVADSLGGADAVRDPRGFALKFYTEEGNYDLVGNNTPVFFIKDPIKFPDFIHSQKRDPFTGIQEADNVWDFWSHSPEATHQVTWLFGDRGIPASYRHMNGYGSHTYQWTNAQGEAFFVKYHFKTNQGVRSLSSEQAAEQVGADANSHQRDLVQAIERGVNPSWTLHVQIMPAAEAADYRFNPFDVTKVWPHSDYPLQRVGRLVLDRNPDNVFQEVEQAAFSPNNFVPGIGASPDKMLQGRLFAYADAQRYRLGVNHTLLAVNAPKATEAVNYGRDGLAATRNGKRGLKNYEPNSYEGPSQTDLALSAPQAVSGYTGTHEAPLHVKDDHFFQAGELYRLMSEDEKSRLIANIAGFLSQVTRDDVIERNLAHFHAADTEYGARLEESVRALREG, encoded by the coding sequence ATGCCCAAGCACACGCTGACAACTGAGTCCGGCGCACCAGTCGCCGACAACCAGAACTCCGCCTCCGCCGGCCTCGGCGGCCCTCTGCTGATCCAGGACCAGCAGCTCATCGAGAAGCTGGCCCGCTTCAACCGTGAGCGCATCCCGGAGCGCGTGGTGCACGCCCGCGGCTCCGGCGCGTACGGCTACTTCGAGGTCACCGACGACGTCACCGGCTTCACCCGCGCCGACTTCCTCAACACGGTCGGCAAGCGCACCGAGACGTTCATCCGCTTCTCGACCGTCGCGGACAGCCTCGGCGGCGCCGACGCGGTACGCGACCCGCGCGGCTTCGCGCTGAAGTTCTACACCGAAGAGGGCAACTACGACCTCGTCGGCAACAACACCCCGGTGTTCTTCATCAAGGACCCGATCAAGTTCCCGGACTTCATCCACTCGCAGAAGCGCGACCCGTTCACGGGCATCCAGGAAGCCGACAACGTCTGGGACTTCTGGTCGCACTCCCCCGAGGCGACCCACCAGGTCACCTGGCTCTTCGGTGACCGCGGCATCCCAGCCTCGTACCGGCACATGAACGGCTACGGCTCGCACACCTACCAGTGGACGAACGCGCAGGGCGAGGCGTTCTTCGTCAAGTACCACTTCAAGACGAACCAGGGCGTGCGCTCGCTCTCCTCGGAGCAGGCCGCCGAGCAGGTCGGCGCGGACGCCAACAGCCACCAGCGCGACCTCGTGCAGGCCATCGAGCGCGGGGTGAACCCGTCCTGGACGCTGCACGTGCAGATCATGCCGGCGGCCGAGGCGGCGGACTACCGCTTCAACCCGTTCGACGTCACCAAGGTGTGGCCGCACTCGGACTACCCGCTGCAGCGCGTGGGCCGGCTGGTACTGGACCGGAACCCGGACAACGTGTTCCAGGAGGTCGAGCAGGCCGCGTTCTCCCCGAACAACTTCGTGCCCGGCATCGGCGCGTCCCCGGACAAGATGCTCCAGGGCCGGCTCTTCGCCTACGCCGACGCGCAGCGCTACCGCCTGGGTGTCAACCACACCCTGCTGGCGGTCAACGCGCCGAAGGCGACCGAGGCCGTCAACTACGGCCGGGACGGCCTGGCGGCCACCCGCAACGGCAAGCGCGGTCTGAAGAACTACGAGCCCAACTCGTACGAGGGCCCGTCGCAGACCGACCTGGCGCTGTCCGCCCCGCAGGCGGTGTCCGGCTACACCGGCACCCACGAGGCGCCGCTGCACGTCAAGGACGACCACTTCTTCCAGGCCGGCGAGCTGTACCGGCTCATGTCGGAGGACGAGAAGTCCCGTCTGATCGCCAACATCGCCGGGTTCCTCTCGCAGGTCACCCGCGATGACGTGATCGAACGCAATCTGGCCCACTTCCACGCCGCGGACACCGAGTACGGTGCGCGCCTGGAAGAGTCGGTCCGCGCACTGCGCGAGGGCTGA